In a genomic window of Meleagris gallopavo isolate NT-WF06-2002-E0010 breed Aviagen turkey brand Nicholas breeding stock chromosome 1, Turkey_5.1, whole genome shotgun sequence:
- the TSC22D1 gene encoding LOW QUALITY PROTEIN: TSC22 domain family protein 1 (The sequence of the model RefSeq protein was modified relative to this genomic sequence to represent the inferred CDS: deleted 2 bases in 1 codon), with protein sequence MHQPDSAADISARKMAHPAMFPRRGSSSSSGSSCVTAPTAPGTGVGSAALSAEDYQPPLLVQPPPPSPAASSSAGPQPDPPPPQSLNLLSQSQLQPQPLAQTGAQMKKKSGFQITSVTPAQISASMSSNNSIAEDTESYDDLDESHTEDLSSSEILDVSLSRATDLGEPERSSSEETLNNFQEAETPGAVSPNQPHLPQQHPSLPHHPQQSVVINGSVHPHHVHHHHHLHHHHHGHHHPSHPGVGSAPVSGGPPPSPSFRKLSTTGSSDNVISAAPGSAASSTGPPASVVSNIRTTSTPGSLGVSSATGTSTLNNMGGGSSSVASSVLGTMNLSNITSTGNVNALSGTSGNVNVNILSGVGNGTSASSSVVNNVTNPSAGVAAGSSQQQPASGTSRFRVVKLDSSSEPFKKGRWTCTEFYDKENTVAASEGVAVNKAVETIKQNPLEATSERESTSGSSVSSNVSTLSHYTESVGSGEMGAPTVVQQQAFQGVGPQQMDFSSAAPPAIPASSIPQSVSQSQLAQVQLHSQEINYPQQKPGVQPPAQASLTTVTGVQPAPVNLLGVSPALGHQQPAIQSMAQQQLPYSQPAQPVQTLPVVQQQQLQYGQQQQQQQAVPTQMATGHVKSVNQNTVTGAVPEYIQHQQILQPPAPAMQPSPAGVGAGPPVPVAQVPSMQPAVPAHPATAPAQPAAHAPAAIPGVGTSGQMLSVGQQANVATVVQPAPAASQIPPPVMPSTAAPPSSQVVQPVQTGIMQQGLQASASGLPQQMVIAQQNTLLPVQPQAQAVESVVQGMTGQQLPAVSPIPSASTVPAPSQAGSAVPPGIPSASIGLGQPQSIAQASAVQNGNLAQSVSQPPLVSTSIGMPVAPSVPQQIPLSSTQFPAQSLGQPVVSQMEDGRRPTEPSLVGLPQAASGESGVGASAIGDGSSSNVPASASLFPLKVLPLATPLVDGEDER encoded by the exons ATGCACCAGCCTGACTCAGCCGCAGACATTAGTGCTAGGAAGATGGCGCACCCGGCAATGTTTCCTAGAAGGggcagcagcagtagcagcGGCAGCAGCTGCGTTACTGCTCCCACTGCACCAGGTACCGGCGTTGGGAGCGCTGCCCTCTCCGCCGAGGATTACCAGCCGCCCCTGCTGGTCCAGCCGCCGCCTCCATCTCCTGCAGCATCCTCATCGGCGGGCCCGCAGCCCGAC CCCCCTCCTCCACAAAGCCTGAACCTCCTCTCGCAGTCTCAGCTCCAGCCGCAGCCTCTCGCGCAGACCGGAGctcagatgaaaaagaaaagtggctTCCAGATTACCAGCGTGACCCCCGCTCAAATATCTGCCAGTATGAGCTCTAATAACAGCATAGCTGAAGATACGGAAAGCTACGATGACCTGGATGAGTCTCACACGGAAGACCTGTCTTCTTCAGAAATCTTGGATGTTTCTTTATCCAGGGCCACTGACTTGGGTGAACCTGAGAGAAGCTCTTCTGAAGAGACTTTAAATAACTTCCAAGAGGCAGAGACTCCCGGGGCCGTTTCTCCAAACCAGCCTCATCTTCCTCAGCAGCACCCTTCTCTGCCTCATCATCCGCAGCAGAGCGTTGTGATCAACGGAAGCGTTCACCCCCATCACGTCCATCACCACCATCATcttcaccaccaccatcatGGACACCATCACCCATCGCATCCTGGGGTGGGCAGCGCCCCAGTTTCTGGAGGACCACCACCCAGCCCATCGTTTAGAAAGCTATCGACAACTGGAAGCTCTGACAATGTTATATCAGCTGCACCAGGTTCTGCTGCATCATCCACCGGTCCCCCTGCATCTGTCGTGTCTAATATCCGCACTACGAGTACTCCTGGCAGTCTAGGTGTAAGTTCTGCTACTGGAACTAGTACCTTGAATAATATGGGCGGAGGTAGTTCTAGTGTGGCAAGCAGTGTGCTTGGTACTATGAATTTAAGCAACATCACAAGTACTGGTAATGTAAATGCTTTGTCTGGAACTAGTGGCAATGTTAATGTGAATATCTTGAGTGGTGTTGGCAATGGTACGAGTGCTTCCTCTAGTGTCGTTAACAATGTTACTAATCCGAGTGCAGGAGTGGCCGCGGGatccagccagcagcagcccgCATCTGGCACTTCAAGGTTTAGAGTTGTAAAATTAGATTCTAGTTCTGAACCTTTCAAAAAAGGTAGATGGACATGCACTGAGTTCTATGATAAAGAAAACACTGTTGCAGCTTCGGAAGGAGTAGCAGTAAACAAAGCAGTAGAGACGATAAAACAAAACCCGCTTGAAGCGACTTCTGAAAGGGAGAGCACCAGTGGGAGTTCTGTTAGCAGCAATGTAAGCACACTGAGTCACTATACAGAAAGTGTGGGAAGTGGAGAAATGGGAGCACCTACTGTGGTACAGCAGCAAGCCTTTCAAGGTGTGGGTCCTCAGCAGATGGATTTTAGCAGCGCTGCTCCTCCAGCAATTCCAGCATCTAGTATACCACAGAGTGTTTCCCAATCACAGCTTGCACAAGTCCAGCTGCATTCTCAAGAGATAAACTATCCGCAGCAGAAGCCAGGGGTCCAACCTCCTGCACAGGCCAGTCTAACCACTGTTACTGGGGTTCAGCCAGCCCCAGTTAATCTACTAGGTGTATCCCCAGCTCTGGGCCACCAGCAGCCTGCCATTCAAAGTATGGCTCAACAGCAGTTACCTTATTCTCAGCCGGCGCAGCCTGTGCAGACTCTGCCAGTTGTACAACAGCAACAGTTGCAGTAcggacagcagcagcagcagcagcaagcgGTTCCTACACAGATGGCCACAGGTCACGTTAAGTCGGTGAACCAAAACACTGTTACAGGGGCCGTGCCAGAGTATATTCAGCATCAGCAGATCCTTCAGCCCCCGGCACCTGCTATGCAGCCCAGTCCTGCAGGAGTAGGGGCAGGGCCGCCGGTTCCTGTTGCCCAGGTCCCGAGCATGCAGCCTGCAGTCCCAGCGCACCCAGCCACTGCCCCGGCTCAGCCTGCTGCGCACGCCCCGGCAGCGATACCAGGTGTGGGTACCAGTGGGCAGATGCTGAGCGTTGGGCAGCAAGCAAACGTGGCCACTGTGGTGCAACCAGCACCTGCTGCAAGCCAAATTCCACCTCCAGTTATGCCATCAACCGCTGCTCCTCCATCTTCGCAAGTGGTGCAGCCTGTGCAGACAGGAATAATGCAGCAGGGATTACAGGCTAGCGCTTCAGGCCTTCCTCAGCAAATGGTTATTGCTCAGCAAAACACTTTGTTACCTGTACAGCCGCAGGCACAAGCGGTGGAGTCAGTGGTGCAAGGAATGActggccagcagctgcctgcagttAGCCCCATACCTTCTGCTAGTACTGTTCCTGCACCGAGTCAAGCTGGTTCGGCTGTGCCCCCTGGCATACCTTCTGCTTCTATAGGTTTGGGACAGCCACAGAGCATAGCCCAAGCTTCAGCTGTGCAGAATGGGAATCTGGCTCAGAGCGTTAGTCAGCCTCCTTTGGTATCAACAAGTATAGGTATGCCGGTGGCACCCAGCGTGCCGCAGCAGATACCGCTGAGCTCTACCCAGTTCCCAGCACAATCACTAGGCCAGCCAGTTGTAAGCCAAATGGAAGATGGCAGGCGCCCTACAGAACCTTCCCTCGTTGGTTTACCTCAAGCTGCCAGCGGGGAGAGCGGCGTTGGAGCGTCGGCCATCGGTGATGGCAGTAGCAGTAACGTGCCAGCCTCGGCCTCCCTCTTCCCACTGAAGGTGCTGCCCCTGGCGACGCCCCTCGTAGATGGGGAAGATGAGAGGTAA